In Deltaproteobacteria bacterium GWC2_65_14, the DNA window GGGACCGTCTGGCGGAAGGAGAACGCCCGGTGAGCGGTCCCGCCGTCGGACTGTACGGCATCCTGGTCATGTTTCTCGTCCTGTTCGTGCTGCGGGTCCCCGCAGCGTACACGATGACGCTCGTGGGGTTCTTCGGGATCGCCTTCACGACCTCCTTCGACGCCGCGTTCTCGATGGTGGGCGCCGAGATGTGGAACATCTTCTCCAGCTACGGGCTTACCGTGATTCCCCTGTTCATCCTCGTCGGCGAGATTGTCCATTACGCCGGCTACAACTTCAGCCTCTACGACGCGACCTACAAGTGGTTCGGCCACTACCGGGGAGGGCTCGCGATGACGACGATCATGGCGTCGGCGGCCTTTTCGGCCATCTCCGGGTCCAACACGGCCACGGCGGCCACCATGAGCGCCGTCGCAATCCCGGCGATGAAGGAATACGGGTACCACCCGGTCCTGAGCGCCGGATCGGTTGCCGCGGGGGCGACGCTGGGCGTCCTCATTCCCCCCTCCATCGTGCTCGTCGTCTACGGTCTCTACACCGGCCAGTCGATCGGGAAGCTCTTCTTCGGCAACATCATCCCCAGCGCCATCCTGACCCTCCTCATTCTGGGGACGGTGGTTTGGATCTGCCGCCGGCACCCCGACTGGGGGGTGGCCGGGCCGCGGTTCGGCTGGAAGGAGCGCCTCCGGGCGCTTCCGGAGGCGGGCGACATCCTCCTCCTGTTCGGAATCATCATGTACGCCCTGTTCACCGGAGTCGTGACCGCCACGGAGGCCGCCGCCGTCAGCTGTTTCCTGGCGCTGGTCATCTGCCTCGTCCGGAGGAAGCTGACCTGGAGGAAATTCCTCGATTCCATGACGGACACGCTGCGGATCTCGTGCATGGTCTTCATGATCGTGNNNNNNNNNNNNCCTTCGAGGCCGCCGCGTGGATCCAGACGCTCGCCCTGCCCAAGTGGATGGTGCTCTGGGTGATCCTGCTCTGCTACATCGTCGGGGGATGCGTCATGGACGCCCTCGCCTTCCTCCTCGTCTCGCTTCCGATCTTCTACCCCCTCGTCGTCCAGCTGGGGTACGATCCCATCTGGTTCGGCCAGGTGATCACGATCGTCACGACGATGGGCTCCATCATGCCTCCCATCGGGATCTGCTGCTACGTCGTCTCCGGCATGTCGGGCATCCCGCTGGCGACGGTCTTCCGGGGGGGCTTCTATTACCTGCCGTCCTACATCGTCTCGGTCGTCATCCTCATGGTCTCTCCCTACTGGACGGTGCTCGTGCTGTCCGACCTGGTGAAGTAGGGGAGGGGGGGGATTTTCGTGGGCAGCCGGTTTCTCGCGCTCGGAAACGAGGCCATGGCGCACGCCCTCGTGGAGAACGGGTGCCGGGTCGCCTCCTCCTATCCCGGGACGCCCGCGTCGGAGATCCTTTCCTCTGTGGCGAAGATCGGGAAGGCCCGCGGCATCCGGATGCACGCGGAGTGGGCGGTCAACGAGAAGGTGGCCTTCGAGATCGCCTACACCGGGAGCCTGACGGGGCTGCGCACGGCGGTCAGCATGAAGCAGGTGGGCCTTTCCGTCGCCTCCGATCCGCTGATGAGCGCCGCCTACACGGGAGTCGCGGGCGGCTTCCTCGTGATCAGCGCGGACGATCCGGGCCCCCACTCCTCGCAGACGGAGCAGGACAGCCGCCTGCTGGCCATGATGGCCAAGGTCCCCGTCCTCGACCCGGCCTCCCCGGCGGAGGCCATGGAGCTGATCGCGAAGGGGTACGAGCTCTCGGAGAGATTCCGGATCCCCGTGATGCTTCGCCCCACCACGCGGGTCTGCCACGCCTGCCAGGACATCGCGGCGGGGGAGATCCTTTCCGTTCCGCCGGACGCCGACTTCCGGAAGGACCCCGCCCGCTGGGCGGCAACCCCGGCCTTTCGCCTTGCCCTCCACCGGGAGCTTGCGGAGAAGATCGCGGCGATCTCCTCATGGGCGCCGACTGCGCCGCGCCTCGTGAACCCCGGCGCCTCCGGCGTGCGAGCCGTGGTGGCCTCCGGCGTCGCGGCGGCCCACGCCCGGGAGATCCTGCCGGAACTTGGGCTGTGGGACCGCGTTCCCCTCTACCAGGTCTTGCAGCCCTATCCGCTCCACTCCGAGTTCGTCTCCCGCCTGCTCGCCTCCTTCGAGGAGATCCTCGTTCTCGAGGAACCCGCGGGAGTGATCGAGATGCAGTTCCTGGACCGGAGCCGGGTGCGCGGGAAGATGACCGGCGCGGTCCCGGAGGTGGGAGAGCTTCTCCCGGAAACCGTGGAGCGGATCCTCGCGCGGTTCGCCGGACTGGCCGTGGAGACGGCCGGGGCGGAACCTCAGGTGCGGGAGGGGAGGCGCCCGACCCTGTGCGCCGGCTGCTCCCACCGGGCGGCCTTCTACGCGATCCGGAAGGCGGCGCCGAAGGGGATCTACCCGAGCGACATCGGGTGCTACACGCTCGGCCTGAACCTGGGCGGCGTCGACACGGTCCTGTGCATGGGCGCCGCGGTCAGCCAGGCCGCCGGCTTCTACCAGGCCTACCGGCTCGCGGGGAAGACGGTCGACATCGTGGCCACCATCGGCGACTCCACCTTCTACCACGCCGGCATCCCGCCGCTCATCGACGCGGTGGTGCAGGGAGCGCGCTTCGTCCTGGTGATCCTGGACAATGCCACGACCGCGATGACCGGGTTCCAGCCGACGCCGGCCACGGGGACCGGGGCGGCCGGCGAGCCGACGGCCGCTGCGGACATGGAGGCGATCGTCCGCGGCTGCGGGGTCGGGTACTGCAAGGTCGGAGTCCCCGGACGGCTTCCGGAGTTCGTCGCCCTTCTGCAGGAGGCCCTGGCCTACAGCCGGGAGAGGGGTCCGGCGGTGGTCATCGCGCGGGAGCCGTGCGCGGTGATGGAGAGGATCCGGGGGGGGCGTCTTCCCGGCGCGCGCAGTGTGTCCGTCACCGACGCCTGCACCGGGTGCCGGCACTGCATCACCCACTTCGAGTGCCCGGCTCTCCGCTGCGGGGAGGGGGAGGAACGCGCGCAGGTCGACGGGGTCCTGTGCACCGGGTGCGGGGTCTGCATCGACGTCTGTCCCGTCGGCGCGATCCAATGGGAGCCGGTGGAGGAGGAGGGGTCCCGGTGAGCGCATCGCGGGAAGGATCCGCCCCCGTGCGGCAGCAGATCCTCGTGAGCGGCCTGGGAGGGCAGGGGGTGCTGTTCCTGACGCGCCTCCTCGCGGACGCCGCCATCCGGCGAGGGGTACCGGTCCTCACGTCGGAGACGCACGGAATGGCCCAGCGCGGGGGAGTCGTCGTTTCCCATCTCAAGGCGGGGGACTTTTCCAGCCCGCTGATCCGGGCATCCCGGGCCGACGGGCTTCTCCTGCTGTCGGAGGAAAACCTCGCCGCGCACCGCGGGTTCCTGCGTCCCGGCGGGTGGATGGTGGTGAACGGATGCTCCACGCCGGAGGGCCCCCGGGCCCATCTCCTCGACGCCGACGGGCTGGCCCGGGAGGCGGGCAACCCCCAGGGAGCGAACCTCGTCCTCCTGGGGTTCGCGCTGGGGCGCCTCGGGACGGTCGGCGGCGGTGGGGGGCTCTATTGCTCGGCCGGGGATGTGCGGGCGGCGCTGGAGGCGCGTGTGGGAACGGCGGAGCATCTTCTGGGGGCCTCCCTTGCCGCCCTGGACCTGGGATTCCGCCGCGGAACGGGGGATCATTGTCCCCCATGCTGAAGCGCTTCCCCCCGAAATACGGGACGATGGAGGAACGGGCCGCGCACCAACTCCTGGGGCTGCAGTGGACGGTGTCCCACGCCTGGAGGAATTCCCCCTTCTACCGCCGAAGGCTCGAGGGGGCAGGCATCGCCCCCGGCGACATCCGTTCGCTCGCGGACCTTGCCCGGCTTCCCTTCACCACCGCGGAAGACCTGCGGGACGGATATCCGCTTCCCCTGCTGGCGGTCGATCCGGAGAGGATCGTGCGCATCCACTCCTCTTCCGGGACGACCGGGAAGCGGAAGATCCTCTGCTACACGCGCAAGGACCTCGACGACTGGCTCGTCATGTTTTCCCGCTGCTACGAGATGGCGGGGCTCACCCGGGACGACCGGGTGCAGATCTGCGTCGGGTACGGGCTCTGGACCGCCGGCGTGGGGTTCCAGCTGGGAGCGGAGAATTTCGGCGCGATGACGATCCCTTCGGGCCCCGGGAACCTCGACCTGCAGTGCACCTTCCTCCTGGATCTGCGGACGACGGTCCTCTGCTGCACGGCGTCGATGGGGCTGCTGCTGGCCGAGGAGACGCACGCGCGCGGGATCCGGGACCGGCTTGCCCTGAAGAAGGTCATCCTGGGGGCGGAGCGGACCAGCGACGCCACGATCGCC includes these proteins:
- a CDS encoding indolepyruvate oxidoreductase translates to MGSRFLALGNEAMAHALVENGCRVASSYPGTPASEILSSVAKIGKARGIRMHAEWAVNEKVAFEIAYTGSLTGLRTAVSMKQVGLSVASDPLMSAAYTGVAGGFLVISADDPGPHSSQTEQDSRLLAMMAKVPVLDPASPAEAMELIAKGYELSERFRIPVMLRPTTRVCHACQDIAAGEILSVPPDADFRKDPARWAATPAFRLALHRELAEKIAAISSWAPTAPRLVNPGASGVRAVVASGVAAAHAREILPELGLWDRVPLYQVLQPYPLHSEFVSRLLASFEEILVLEEPAGVIEMQFLDRSRVRGKMTGAVPEVGELLPETVERILARFAGLAVETAGAEPQVREGRRPTLCAGCSHRAAFYAIRKAAPKGIYPSDIGCYTLGLNLGGVDTVLCMGAAVSQAAGFYQAYRLAGKTVDIVATIGDSTFYHAGIPPLIDAVVQGARFVLVILDNATTAMTGFQPTPATGTGAAGEPTAAADMEAIVRGCGVGYCKVGVPGRLPEFVALLQEALAYSRERGPAVVIAREPCAVMERIRGGRLPGARSVSVTDACTGCRHCITHFECPALRCGEGEERAQVDGVLCTGCGVCIDVCPVGAIQWEPVEEEGSR
- a CDS encoding indolepyruvate oxidoreductase, with the translated sequence MRQQILVSGLGGQGVLFLTRLLADAAIRRGVPVLTSETHGMAQRGGVVVSHLKAGDFSSPLIRASRADGLLLLSEENLAAHRGFLRPGGWMVVNGCSTPEGPRAHLLDADGLAREAGNPQGANLVLLGFALGRLGTVGGGGGLYCSAGDVRAALEARVGTAEHLLGASLAALDLGFRRGTGDHCPPC